The DNA window TTCGACGCCGCGGCGCTCGACGTCTACACGGTCACCGACCACTTCGACCTCGGCCGGGCGGTCGACCTCGACCGCCTCCGCGCCGCGTTCGCCACGCTGCTCCGGCGCACCCCCACGCTGCGGGCCGCGTTCATGGGCGACGGCCTGCCCCGCCCGGTGCAGGCGATCCTCGATCTCGACGAGGTGCCCTTCGCGGTCATCGATCTCTCCGGTGACGCCGCCCAGTCCGACCGGCTCGACGCCCTCCTGGCCACGGAGCGGTCGCGGCGGTTCGACCTCACCCGGCCGCCGCTGCTGCACGTCACCGTCGTCCTCCTGGGTGCCGAGCGCTGCCGGATCATGGTCTCGCGCCACCTGCTGCTGTGGGACGGCTGGTCGGGTCAGCTGGTGTTCGGCGAGCTGTTCCGCCTCTACGAGAGTGGCGAGACGACCGAGCCAGCCGACCCGACCGACCAGACCGAGGCCGAGGGTTCCTACGCCGACTACCTCGCCTGGCTGGCGGCGCAGGACGACGAGGCCGACCGAGCCGCCTGGCGCACCGCCCTCGCCGGCCTCGACGAGCCGACCCTGCTGGCGCCCGCCGGCACCGCGCTCGCCCCGGTGCTGCCTGAGACCCGCGTCGAGGAGCTCGACGAGGAGCTGAGCGCCGCCGTCCTGGCCACCGCCCGCCGTCACGGCCTCACCCTGAGCACGGTGCTCAGCGGCGCCTGGGGGATCGTGCTCGGCGGCCTGGTCGGCCGCGACGACGTCACCTTCGGCCTCACGGTGTCGGGTCGGCCGGCCGAGGTGCCGGACGTGGAGGGGATCGTCGGCCTCTTCCTCAACACCGTGCCGGCGCGGGTGCAGGTCCGCCCCACCGATCCCGCCCTCGAGGTCCTCCGGCGCACCCAGGCGTACCGCACCGACGTGTTGCCGCACGAGCACCTGGGCCTGGGCGTCATCCAGCACGAGGTCGGTTTGGGTCAGCTGTTCGACACGCTCTACGTGCTCCAGAACTTCGACGGGCAGGGCGAGCTGGGCGACGACCTCGACGCCTTCCTCGCCGAGCACCGCGTCGAGGGCTTCGGCACCACCGACGCCACCCATTACGCGGTCACGCTCGTCGTGCGGCCCGGTCCTCGCCTGCGGCTGCTGCTGGTGTACCGGCCCGACCTGGTGAGCGGTGGCCTGGTCGAGCTGATCCGCGCCCGCTACGTGCGAGCGCTGGCGCAGATCGCGGCCGATCCGTCCACCCCGGTGGCGGCGCTCGACCTGATCGCCCCCGAGGAGCGGGCGGCCCTGGAGCGGGCCTGGGTGTCGGCCGCCCACGAGCTGCCCCCGGTCACGATCGCCGAGCTGCTGGAGGACCAGGCGGCTCGGACACCCGAAGCGGTGGCGCTGGTCGCCGGCGACCAGGCCTGGACGTACGCGCAGCTCGACGCCCGGGTCAACCGCCTGGCCCGCCTGCTGCTCCGCCATGGCGCCGCTCCCGAGCGAGTGGTGGGTCTGGCGCTGCCCCGGTCGCTCGACATGGTGGCGGCGCTGTTCGCCGTGCTGCGGACGGGCGCCGCCTACCTGCCGTTGGAGCCCGACCTCCCGGCCGAGCGTCTGGCCCTCATGCTCCGCGACACAGTGCCCGCCTGCGTCCTGGCCACCGCGGCCACCGCCGGGCCGCTCACCGACGGCGCACCGGCGCCCCCGACGGTCGTCCTCCTCGACGACCCCGCCATCGCCGCCCGGCTCCGCGCGCTCGACGCCGGCCCGCTGACCGAGGCCGAGCGGGCGCCGTTCGCCCCGGAGCGCCACGACCGCCTCGGTCACCCGGCCTACGTGATCTACACGTCCGGCTCCAGCGGCGAGCCGAAGGGCGTCGTGACGCCCTACCGGGGGCTCACCAACATGCTGCTCAACCACCGCGAGCACATCTTCGATCCGGTCGTCCGGGCCGCGGGCCGGCGGCTGCGCATCGCCCACACGGTGTCGTTCTCCTTCGACATGTCGTGGGAGGAGCTGCTGTGGCTGGTCGAGGGCCACGAGGTCCACATCGCCGACGAGCAGTTGCGGCGCGAGGCCGACGCCCTGGTCGCCTACTGCGACGAGGCGCGGATCGACGTCGTCAACGTCACCCCGACCTACGCCCAGGAGCTGATCGAGCAGGGCCTGCTGGCCGATGCCCGCGACGGCCGCCCCGACGGCCACCGCCCGCCGCTGGTGCTGCTGGGTGGCGAGGCGGTGCCCGACGCCGTGTGGGAGCGCCTGCACGCCACCGACGGCGTACTCGGCTACAACCTCTACGGCCCTACCGAGTACACGATCAACACGCTCGGCGGCGGCACCGACGACAGTGCCACGCCGATCGTCGGCTGGCCCATCTGGAACACCCGGGCCTACGTCCTCGACCCGACGCTCCGCCCGGTGCCCGCCGGCCTGCCCGGCGAGCTGTTCATCGCCGGCGTCGGGCTGGCCCGGGGGTACCTGCGGCGCCCGGCCCTCACCGCCGAGCGCTTCGTCGTCGACCCCTTCGGTGCTGCCGGCGAGCGGATGTACCGCACCGGCGACCTCGTGCGGGAGCGGCCCGACGGCAGCTTCGAGTTCCTCGGCCGCACCGACGACCAGGTGAAGATCCGGGGCTACCGCGTGGAGCCGGGCGAGGTGGCCTCGGCGCTGCTGGCCCATTCCGAGGTGGCGTCGGCCGCGGTGCTGGCCGGCGAGTCGGCGGTGCCGGGGGTCAAGCGGCTGGTGGCCTACGTCGTGCCGGCCGCCGGCGACGAGGGCCGCGCCGACGCGGCCGTCGCGCAGCTCGACGAATGGCGGGAGGTCTACGACGCCGAGTACCGCGAGATCGGCACCGCGATCGATGCCGAAGACTTCTCCGGCTGGGACAGCAGCTACGACGGCAGCCCCATCCCGCTCGCCGAGATGCGCGAGTGGCGCGACGGCACCGTGGCCCGCATCCTCGACCTGGCACCCCGGCGGGTGCTGGAGATCGGCGTCGGCTCGGGCCTCCTGCTGGGTCGGATCGCGCCGGAGGCCGACGCC is part of the Acidimicrobiales bacterium genome and encodes:
- a CDS encoding amino acid adenylation domain-containing protein; its protein translation is FDAAALDVYTVTDHFDLGRAVDLDRLRAAFATLLRRTPTLRAAFMGDGLPRPVQAILDLDEVPFAVIDLSGDAAQSDRLDALLATERSRRFDLTRPPLLHVTVVLLGAERCRIMVSRHLLLWDGWSGQLVFGELFRLYESGETTEPADPTDQTEAEGSYADYLAWLAAQDDEADRAAWRTALAGLDEPTLLAPAGTALAPVLPETRVEELDEELSAAVLATARRHGLTLSTVLSGAWGIVLGGLVGRDDVTFGLTVSGRPAEVPDVEGIVGLFLNTVPARVQVRPTDPALEVLRRTQAYRTDVLPHEHLGLGVIQHEVGLGQLFDTLYVLQNFDGQGELGDDLDAFLAEHRVEGFGTTDATHYAVTLVVRPGPRLRLLLVYRPDLVSGGLVELIRARYVRALAQIAADPSTPVAALDLIAPEERAALERAWVSAAHELPPVTIAELLEDQAARTPEAVALVAGDQAWTYAQLDARVNRLARLLLRHGAAPERVVGLALPRSLDMVAALFAVLRTGAAYLPLEPDLPAERLALMLRDTVPACVLATAATAGPLTDGAPAPPTVVLLDDPAIAARLRALDAGPLTEAERAPFAPERHDRLGHPAYVIYTSGSSGEPKGVVTPYRGLTNMLLNHREHIFDPVVRAAGRRLRIAHTVSFSFDMSWEELLWLVEGHEVHIADEQLRREADALVAYCDEARIDVVNVTPTYAQELIEQGLLADARDGRPDGHRPPLVLLGGEAVPDAVWERLHATDGVLGYNLYGPTEYTINTLGGGTDDSATPIVGWPIWNTRAYVLDPTLRPVPAGLPGELFIAGVGLARGYLRRPALTAERFVVDPFGAAGERMYRTGDLVRERPDGSFEFLGRTDDQVKIRGYRVEPGEVASALLAHSEVASAAVLAGESAVPGVKRLVAYVVPAAGDEGRADAAVAQLDEWREVYDAEYREIGTAIDAEDFSGWDSSYDGSPIPLAEMREWRDGTVARILDLAPRRVLEIGVGSGLLLGRIAPEADAYWGTDISPSIVEQLRADVGAQPWGDRVELRCQPAHVAEGLPGGFDVVVLNSVAQYFPHVDHLLDVVRAALAQLAPGGALFLGDVRDLRSQRILQTAIALQRGADDVAAAVERALSLEKELLVAPALFARLREWVDDVVSVAVLRKPGRAHNELTRHRYDVVVRKADGSPVAAGTPSTVLTWGVDVGGLDDLRDRLSSLPAGSSWLVEGIPDPRTSGEVVATELSGRGDVAAAAAALGSRDGVEPEDVVALGLPCVVVPGRRLGAYDVESPGLAPRWDDAGGTVGLAALANDPTSSRRRTAFVPALREHLKRSLPDYMVPAAFVVLDRLPLTVNGKLDRRALPQPDTGPTGPSRPPSGPVEATLCELFAEVLSLDRVGPDDDFFDLGGHSLLATRVVSRARRALGVELAIRELFEAPTVAALAERLADRVGGPVRPPLMAGARPDVLPLSPAQARLWLLHQLEDDLAAYNFPLVVRVGADLDAEVLHRALDDVVGRHES